From the genome of Candidatus Roizmanbacteria bacterium, one region includes:
- a CDS encoding HAD family hydrolase gives MVKLIIFDWDDVITLGAKEGYFKCYHKAISAVGVTLSPEEEKKRILAKWGKSFRTEIEELLKENPELVDEACRVYDKEFWGNTFVDSLRLVSGINETLLRLKNKYTLAVATGNDQKMLSERIIPKFYIPSVFSRIITSHEIVDQEKTKPNPYMLEVIMKEQNISPEETVFVGDAKTDVEMAFNAHVKPVVVLTGHLTRGEAGILGVDHIIDTATQIENILSLIH, from the coding sequence ATGGTTAAATTGATTATTTTCGACTGGGACGATGTCATAACCCTTGGAGCGAAGGAGGGTTACTTTAAGTGCTATCATAAAGCGATTTCTGCCGTTGGTGTTACTCTTTCTCCTGAGGAAGAAAAGAAACGAATACTTGCCAAGTGGGGTAAATCGTTTCGTACCGAAATCGAAGAACTATTAAAAGAGAATCCTGAGTTAGTGGACGAGGCTTGTCGAGTATACGACAAAGAGTTTTGGGGGAATACCTTTGTTGATTCCTTACGGTTAGTCAGTGGTATAAACGAAACTCTTCTCCGATTAAAAAATAAATATACGCTTGCGGTTGCAACGGGAAACGATCAGAAGATGTTGAGTGAGAGAATAATTCCTAAGTTCTATATTCCATCAGTTTTTTCTCGAATAATCACATCTCATGAAATCGTTGATCAAGAAAAAACAAAACCTAATCCCTACATGTTGGAAGTTATTATGAAAGAACAAAATATTTCTCCAGAAGAGACCGTGTTTGTTGGTGATGCAAAGACCGATGTCGAGATGGCATTTAACGCTCACGTGAAGCCGGTAGTAGTGTTAACTGGTCATCTCACCCGAGGTGAAGCAGGTATACTCGGAGTTGACCACATCATCGATACCGCTACTCAAATTGAAAATATTTTAAGTCTTATTCATTAA
- a CDS encoding serine hydrolase family protein, producing the protein MKKRAILIHGWEGTPQNEWLPWVGKQLQEKGWNVEIPEMPNTKNPKLSEWMDTLVSLSPDENTLLIGHSLSNALILKYLQKTDTKIMGAIMVAAWNWLMEDVKEFHITFYDTDFDYKALKRKNTPLVIVNSTNDPWIDLERSKKMAEKLNAKFISIQNAGHFMERDGYKEFPQLVKFIEEQFK; encoded by the coding sequence ATGAAGAAACGAGCAATTCTTATTCATGGATGGGAAGGGACTCCACAGAATGAATGGTTGCCATGGGTTGGAAAACAACTTCAAGAAAAAGGCTGGAATGTAGAAATTCCGGAAATGCCCAACACTAAAAATCCAAAACTTAGCGAGTGGATGGATACATTAGTTTCTCTATCTCCTGATGAAAACACACTATTGATAGGGCATTCACTGTCAAATGCATTAATCCTCAAATATTTGCAGAAGACAGACACTAAAATTATGGGAGCCATAATGGTAGCTGCATGGAACTGGCTCATGGAAGATGTAAAAGAGTTCCATATAACCTTTTACGATACGGACTTTGACTACAAAGCTTTAAAAAGGAAAAATACCCCGCTTGTCATAGTTAATTCAACTAATGATCCTTGGATTGATCTTGAAAGATCTAAAAAAATGGCAGAAAAACTGAATGCGAAATTTATCTCAATTCAAAATGCGGGTCACTTTATGGAACGAGACGGATATAAAGAATTTCCTCAATTAGTAAAATTTATCGAAGAACAGTTTAAATAA
- a CDS encoding DUF1189 family protein yields MFKTWFQTFKTALTQPKEYKNLSQRSFWSGYWYLFLLVLIGIFLKTLVFASGMVVAVPFVKSQLPMVKNQIRTAFPQDLVVKVENGTASTNVQEPYVITLHQLIPQLKNEKNVNLITIDTQAQVEQYQSYKTGFLLTKMNLVYPSRNNSSSNAYEVLPLSNIKEPITIDKTTYGLVIAQVLPFVDKVPQIMYGLAAISVILFPLFGAFFFVNGSLFYLLVMALVLLVIAKIMKRDLSYRVMYKASMFGLTFPLVVTYVADLLRVQISGLYNLAFLGWMICVLTLYPKSIYTQINAKPKKVPSRKTLSTRNRRA; encoded by the coding sequence ATGTTCAAGACTTGGTTTCAAACATTCAAGACAGCGCTAACCCAACCAAAAGAGTATAAGAACCTTTCACAAAGAAGTTTCTGGAGTGGATATTGGTATTTATTTCTACTTGTCCTGATCGGCATCTTTCTTAAAACGCTAGTGTTTGCGTCGGGCATGGTTGTGGCCGTACCGTTCGTAAAATCTCAGCTCCCAATGGTTAAAAATCAGATTAGAACAGCATTTCCTCAAGACCTTGTGGTGAAAGTTGAGAACGGAACCGCATCAACAAACGTACAAGAGCCCTATGTCATCACGCTTCATCAACTCATTCCTCAACTTAAAAATGAGAAAAACGTAAATCTAATAACAATCGATACCCAAGCGCAGGTAGAGCAGTACCAAAGCTACAAGACAGGCTTTCTCCTTACAAAAATGAACCTCGTGTATCCCTCAAGAAATAACTCTTCAAGCAATGCGTACGAGGTTCTTCCTCTTAGTAATATTAAAGAACCAATTACCATTGATAAAACAACCTATGGATTGGTAATCGCTCAAGTGCTTCCTTTCGTTGATAAGGTTCCTCAGATAATGTATGGACTAGCTGCCATCTCCGTAATACTATTTCCCCTTTTCGGTGCATTTTTCTTCGTCAACGGTAGTTTATTCTATCTGCTTGTCATGGCTCTTGTCCTCTTAGTTATCGCAAAAATAATGAAGCGAGACTTGTCGTATCGAGTAATGTACAAGGCATCGATGTTCGGTCTTACATTTCCACTTGTCGTAACCTATGTAGCCGATCTCCTCAGAGTGCAAATTTCAGGGCTTTACAACCTTGCATTCTTGGGTTGGATGATTTGTGTCTTGACACTTTATCCCAAATCCATATATACTCAAATCAATGCTAAACCGAAGAAAGTTCCATCTCGTAAAACACTATCTACTCGTAATCGCAGGGCTTAA
- a CDS encoding DUF378 domain-containing protein, translating to MLNRRKFHLVKHYLLVIAGLNLGIVGIFQVDLFQSFFGASPLLIRVLYVLIGTSAIMDLMTHQANCKLCLKKR from the coding sequence ATGCTAAACCGAAGAAAGTTCCATCTCGTAAAACACTATCTACTCGTAATCGCAGGGCTTAATCTTGGTATTGTTGGAATCTTTCAGGTCGATCTATTTCAGTCATTCTTCGGAGCATCTCCCCTTCTTATCAGAGTCCTCTACGTTCTTATCGGAACATCTGCAATTATGGATCTCATGACGCATCAGGCAAACTGCAAACTTTGCCTTAAGAAAAGGTGA
- the groL gene encoding chaperonin GroEL (60 kDa chaperone family; promotes refolding of misfolded polypeptides especially under stressful conditions; forms two stacked rings of heptamers to form a barrel-shaped 14mer; ends can be capped by GroES; misfolded proteins enter the barrel where they are refolded when GroES binds) → MSKLIKYNAEARQLLLNGVNQLADAVATTLGPKGRNVAIDRKWGGPSVIHDGVTVAKEIDLEDPFENMGAQLVKEAASKTADVAGDGTTTATVLAREIIREGIKEIESKANPMIMRRGLEKASAHIVEELKKIKKDIKLSDAASVATISAADPVLGKLIADALHKVGGRDGVVTVEEGKGIVTTLDHKEGMQFDKGYASQYFATNTEKMVAEIEDAHILITDKKITAISDLLPFLEKLVKVSKNLVIIADEVEGEALTTLVVNKLRGTFNALVVKAPGFGDRRKEMLEDIAIITGGTVVSEELGTKLESVELDQCGRADKVWADKENTRIIGGKGVKAKINARIEQIKSTVKESTSEFDKEKLQERLAKLTGGVAVINIGAATEVELKDRKERVTDAVAATKAALEEGIVPGGAIALLAISQKMLPLKADKLNKDELLGFNIVKRALEQPFKKLMENAGIDPNEVLANARTLSAKGFGYDVMKLENVEDAQPIDMVAAGIIDPLKVVRSAVQNAISVAAMVLTTEALITDKPEKTQAPAMPQMPGGMDY, encoded by the coding sequence ATGTCTAAATTAATCAAATACAATGCAGAGGCTCGTCAGTTACTTCTTAATGGTGTAAATCAATTAGCAGATGCAGTTGCTACGACACTCGGTCCTAAAGGACGAAATGTTGCAATCGATCGTAAGTGGGGTGGACCAAGCGTGATCCACGACGGTGTAACCGTTGCAAAAGAAATAGATCTAGAGGATCCATTTGAGAACATGGGAGCACAACTTGTGAAGGAAGCTGCTTCAAAAACAGCAGATGTTGCAGGAGATGGAACCACAACCGCAACTGTTTTAGCACGTGAGATCATCCGAGAAGGAATAAAAGAGATTGAGTCCAAAGCAAACCCAATGATAATGCGACGTGGTCTAGAGAAGGCAAGCGCACATATCGTTGAGGAGCTAAAGAAGATTAAAAAAGATATTAAACTTAGCGATGCAGCAAGTGTTGCTACGATTTCTGCTGCTGATCCAGTTTTAGGTAAGCTCATCGCTGACGCTCTCCACAAGGTTGGAGGTAGAGATGGAGTAGTTACTGTTGAAGAAGGAAAAGGAATTGTGACAACCTTAGATCACAAAGAGGGAATGCAGTTTGATAAAGGTTACGCTTCCCAGTACTTTGCGACGAACACAGAAAAGATGGTTGCGGAGATCGAGGATGCGCACATTCTCATCACCGATAAGAAGATTACAGCGATCTCAGACCTGTTGCCTTTCTTGGAGAAATTGGTAAAGGTATCTAAGAATTTAGTTATTATCGCCGATGAGGTAGAGGGTGAAGCGCTTACTACCTTGGTAGTAAACAAGCTGCGTGGAACCTTTAATGCATTAGTCGTTAAGGCTCCAGGATTTGGAGATAGACGAAAAGAAATGCTCGAGGACATTGCCATCATAACCGGTGGTACCGTTGTCTCTGAGGAGCTTGGAACAAAGCTTGAGAGCGTAGAACTCGACCAGTGTGGACGAGCAGATAAGGTCTGGGCAGATAAAGAAAACACAAGAATCATCGGTGGAAAAGGAGTGAAGGCCAAGATCAATGCTCGAATTGAACAGATCAAATCAACCGTGAAGGAATCGACGTCGGAGTTTGATAAAGAAAAACTTCAGGAGCGTTTGGCGAAGCTCACCGGTGGAGTTGCGGTCATTAACATTGGAGCAGCTACCGAGGTTGAGTTGAAAGATCGCAAGGAGCGAGTAACCGATGCAGTTGCAGCAACCAAGGCAGCTCTTGAGGAAGGAATCGTTCCTGGAGGAGCGATTGCGCTTTTAGCAATAAGTCAAAAAATGTTACCATTAAAGGCTGATAAGTTGAATAAAGATGAACTTCTTGGATTCAACATTGTCAAACGAGCTCTCGAACAACCATTCAAAAAGCTGATGGAAAATGCGGGTATCGATCCAAACGAGGTTCTTGCAAATGCACGAACACTTTCCGCAAAGGGCTTTGGATATGATGTGATGAAGCTTGAGAATGTCGAGGATGCTCAGCCAATCGATATGGTTGCAGCCGGAATCATAGATCCTCTTAAGGTTGTACGTAGCGCAGTGCAGAACGCTATTTCTGTTGCGGCTATGGTTCTCACAACCGAGGCTCTTATCACGGACAAACCAGAGAAGACTCAGGCGCCAGCCATGCCACAGATGCCAGGCGGTATGGACTACTAA
- a CDS encoding co-chaperone GroES: protein MVKNTQMPSIKPLHDFVLVRPMGQEDRTASGIILPDSAKEKPQIGEVMAIGPGKFDEDGEKRMPIELKIGQKVLYKKWGGNEVKVGQEDWMLIEEHDVMAIVE, encoded by the coding sequence ATGGTAAAAAATACACAAATGCCTTCAATCAAACCTCTTCATGATTTCGTACTTGTTAGACCTATGGGACAGGAGGACAGAACAGCTTCAGGGATTATTCTTCCAGACTCTGCCAAAGAGAAGCCTCAGATTGGTGAGGTAATGGCGATTGGTCCAGGTAAGTTCGATGAAGACGGAGAAAAAAGAATGCCAATCGAACTCAAGATCGGGCAGAAAGTTCTATATAAAAAATGGGGAGGTAACGAAGTTAAGGTTGGTCAGGAAGACTGGATGCTCATTGAGGAGCATGATGTTATGGCCATAGTCGAGTAA
- a CDS encoding AAA family ATPase produces MNPQNSIPEFDKLSQQLNSVVLPQELKEKALEQIERIHLTLKFGGSLSQLDVAQKYIEWITHLPWNISTQEKIDIIEVKKTLDANHFGLEKIKSRVLEYLSVLILQKQSPTPQLFHAPILFFVGLAGTGKTTLASSIAEALGRKFVRIPFGGLSSSQDLRGQSKTQPNAEPGTVMKILREAGSNNPVILLDELDRIAPDSQSSIMGVLLELLDPNQNKAFTDHFIDFPFDLSKALFVATANNTNSISTAVLDRLEVVQMPSYTDIEKIAIAKQFVLPKTLKNAGMSSTEIVIDDILWQKITRPLGFDSGIRSLERTIETVVRKAAFKMVQGQKGPFHLNETNFKDFV; encoded by the coding sequence ATGAATCCTCAAAATAGCATCCCAGAATTCGATAAACTAAGCCAACAACTCAACTCAGTAGTACTGCCACAAGAGCTTAAGGAAAAAGCTCTCGAACAGATAGAGAGAATTCACTTGACTCTTAAGTTTGGTGGATCCCTATCCCAATTAGACGTAGCTCAAAAGTATATAGAGTGGATTACTCACCTCCCATGGAACATCTCAACACAAGAAAAAATTGATATTATCGAAGTAAAAAAAACACTCGATGCAAATCATTTTGGACTTGAGAAGATTAAATCACGCGTTCTCGAGTATCTCTCCGTACTAATTCTACAGAAACAGTCGCCAACACCACAGTTATTTCATGCCCCAATACTGTTCTTTGTTGGACTGGCCGGTACTGGTAAGACGACCTTAGCTAGCTCCATCGCCGAGGCGTTAGGCCGAAAGTTTGTACGTATTCCGTTTGGAGGACTCTCCTCTTCGCAGGATCTTCGTGGTCAATCAAAAACTCAACCAAATGCTGAACCTGGAACTGTCATGAAAATTCTGAGAGAGGCCGGCTCAAACAATCCAGTAATCTTACTTGATGAGCTCGATCGTATAGCTCCAGACTCACAGTCATCGATCATGGGAGTGCTTCTTGAGCTACTTGATCCAAATCAAAATAAAGCGTTTACTGACCACTTTATAGATTTCCCATTCGATCTTTCCAAAGCATTGTTTGTGGCAACGGCAAACAACACAAACTCGATCTCAACAGCAGTTCTCGATCGTCTAGAGGTCGTACAGATGCCTTCTTACACAGACATTGAGAAGATAGCCATTGCCAAACAGTTTGTACTTCCAAAAACACTAAAAAATGCAGGAATGTCTTCAACCGAAATTGTAATAGACGATATTCTTTGGCAAAAAATTACAAGACCACTTGGTTTTGATTCAGGAATCAGAAGTCTTGAAAGAACCATAGAAACAGTGGTGCGAAAAGCAGCGTTTAAAATGGTACAGGGCCAAAAGGGACCATTTCATCTCAACGAGACAAATTTCAAGGACTTTGTGTGA
- a CDS encoding glycosyltransferase gives MKIALVHDQLQEFGGAERVLFALHEIFLEAPVYTAFINQDNAKKNIKDLYRWDIRTSWASKIPFIGKLYSPLRFLAPLIWESFDYSAYDVVISSSGWYMCKGIKTQKPTTHISYIHHPPKYLYGYETAVEWQKYPVVKLYANIVNFFLKKWDFSSSKRPNILIANSHETQQRIKRFYNRDSIVIYPPVDIPKQVPSFEFQVPSYYVTVSRLGRAKHVDLLIQMANVQKVRLKIVGKGRDLDYLRSLAGDTVEFITDASDQERDELLKNAKAFLFASVDEEFGIAPVEAMGFGTPVIAYDSGGLRETVKQGLNGFLFNELTLGSLSNAVNKLEKLSEDAYLKMRMAARSVSENYTFENFKKEILSLIPKK, from the coding sequence ATGAAAATCGCACTCGTTCACGATCAGTTGCAGGAGTTCGGAGGTGCCGAGAGGGTACTTTTTGCGCTGCATGAGATCTTTCTTGAAGCGCCGGTTTACACGGCATTCATTAATCAAGACAATGCTAAAAAAAACATTAAGGACCTGTATCGTTGGGATATTCGAACTTCCTGGGCTTCTAAAATTCCGTTTATTGGGAAATTATATTCTCCGCTCCGTTTTCTAGCTCCTCTCATTTGGGAAAGCTTTGATTATTCAGCGTATGATGTCGTGATTTCTTCGTCCGGTTGGTATATGTGCAAAGGGATCAAGACCCAAAAGCCTACTACTCATATTTCATACATACATCACCCTCCAAAATATTTGTATGGTTACGAAACTGCGGTTGAGTGGCAGAAATATCCAGTTGTTAAACTCTATGCAAATATAGTTAATTTCTTTCTAAAAAAATGGGACTTTAGTTCTTCAAAAAGACCAAATATTTTAATTGCCAATTCTCATGAAACTCAGCAGCGGATAAAGAGGTTTTATAATCGAGACTCTATTGTGATTTATCCTCCGGTAGATATACCTAAACAAGTTCCAAGTTTTGAGTTTCAAGTTCCGAGTTATTATGTAACTGTTTCTCGTCTTGGAAGAGCAAAGCACGTCGATCTGTTAATTCAGATGGCCAATGTACAAAAAGTTCGCCTTAAAATCGTTGGTAAAGGGCGAGATCTCGATTATTTAAGATCGTTGGCTGGTGACACTGTTGAGTTTATTACCGATGCCTCTGATCAAGAGCGAGATGAATTGCTCAAAAATGCTAAGGCATTTTTGTTCGCATCGGTCGATGAGGAGTTTGGGATTGCCCCAGTTGAGGCAATGGGATTTGGTACTCCCGTCATCGCATACGATAGTGGCGGTCTAAGAGAAACGGTAAAGCAAGGGCTGAATGGCTTTCTTTTTAACGAGCTCACACTAGGGTCATTATCTAACGCAGTGAACAAACTTGAAAAACTCTCAGAGGATGCATATCTCAAAATGAGAATGGCTGCTCGGTCGGTATCTGAAAACTACACCTTCGAGAATTTTAAGAAAGAAATACTATCGTTGATTCCCAAAAAGTAA
- a CDS encoding undecaprenyl-diphosphate phosphatase, whose amino-acid sequence MNIFHALLLGVVEGVTEFLPISSTAHLILTSKFLGLAQTEFQTFFEVFIQSGAILAVVFLYLRYVLEHKKALINIILSFIPTAVVGLVLHKTIKTVFFNSNPLIIASMAVVAILFLIVEHRIRTKKLELKKNLTQITSKQAVLIGLIQSLAVVPGVSRAGIVMIFMMMLGFKRDESAKYSFLLAMPTIIAASALDLYQSKDILLTSSSMTSLLIIGFVTAFITAYVSVKWLLNYLQNNTLVGFAYYRLLLAIIVVIALGL is encoded by the coding sequence ATGAATATCTTTCATGCGCTTTTACTTGGAGTCGTTGAGGGCGTGACCGAGTTTTTACCCATCTCATCTACAGCACATCTTATTCTCACAAGTAAATTTTTGGGACTCGCTCAAACAGAGTTTCAAACGTTCTTTGAAGTCTTTATTCAATCGGGGGCAATACTAGCAGTAGTCTTTTTATACCTTCGATATGTCCTCGAACATAAGAAAGCACTTATCAATATCATTTTGTCCTTTATTCCAACGGCAGTTGTCGGACTTGTCCTTCATAAAACAATTAAGACGGTTTTCTTCAACTCAAACCCCCTTATCATCGCCTCAATGGCGGTTGTAGCGATACTATTTTTGATAGTTGAACACCGAATAAGAACTAAGAAATTAGAACTGAAGAAAAATCTAACTCAGATAACGAGTAAACAAGCAGTCCTCATCGGACTCATTCAGTCGCTTGCCGTTGTTCCAGGAGTTTCACGTGCGGGAATCGTTATGATCTTCATGATGATGCTTGGATTTAAACGAGATGAATCAGCTAAGTATTCATTTTTGCTAGCTATGCCAACAATTATTGCTGCAAGCGCCCTCGATCTTTATCAGTCGAAGGACATTCTACTTACTTCCTCATCTATGACCTCGCTCCTTATCATCGGATTTGTAACTGCATTTATAACGGCTTATGTTTCCGTGAAATGGTTACTTAACTATTTACAGAATAATACACTTGTCGGCTTTGCCTATTACCGTCTTCTACTTGCTATAATAGTCGTTATAGCTCTAGGCCTATAA
- a CDS encoding NUDIX domain-containing protein — protein MKYKTETSAGGIVFKKVGEQTLWLVTQHSQHKHWGFPKGLVGDEDENESKETAALREVREEGGVVAKIVNPIPAEALYKYTFEETLIEKKVYYFLMEYKSGDPKDHDWEVSDAKFVTEDEVRKTLSYKTEKEAFEEILKK, from the coding sequence ATGAAATATAAAACGGAAACCTCAGCCGGTGGCATCGTGTTTAAAAAAGTAGGCGAGCAGACTCTTTGGCTCGTTACGCAACATTCACAGCATAAGCATTGGGGATTCCCGAAAGGTCTTGTAGGTGATGAAGATGAGAACGAATCGAAAGAGACCGCAGCGCTTCGTGAGGTTCGTGAGGAAGGTGGCGTCGTGGCAAAAATTGTGAACCCCATTCCAGCTGAAGCGCTCTATAAATATACATTTGAAGAAACACTAATAGAAAAGAAAGTCTACTACTTTCTCATGGAGTACAAATCCGGTGACCCAAAGGATCATGACTGGGAGGTTTCCGATGCTAAATTCGTGACAGAGGATGAGGTGAGAAAAACTTTAAGCTATAAAACCGAAAAAGAAGCTTTTGAGGAGATTTTGAAAAAATAA
- a CDS encoding YdcF family protein, with translation MKRYDGIVILGSQPINPSVSWTFPTHVYNSLDRAIELHHKKVSPYIIVSGKWSVRFDTLKITPPFTECDKMAEYLLEKGVTKEFILREDESKDTVSNLYYLKKLIFKPKKIKEILFIVADFRIERIRYFCKRILGSEYKVHFLSVNSESGEIYPNEAHTFKIYKEFLSPMKSGDDAWLDGKFFTAPIYSYWKNLLLKKSPKDRLFS, from the coding sequence ATGAAGAGGTATGACGGAATCGTAATCCTCGGATCTCAGCCAATAAATCCTTCCGTTTCATGGACATTTCCTACTCACGTATATAATAGTTTAGATAGAGCAATAGAGCTCCATCATAAAAAAGTTTCTCCATATATTATTGTTTCTGGGAAATGGTCAGTACGGTTCGATACGCTGAAGATAACACCACCGTTTACAGAATGTGACAAAATGGCAGAGTATCTACTAGAAAAAGGAGTTACTAAAGAATTTATACTTAGAGAAGATGAGTCAAAAGATACTGTCAGCAATCTCTATTATCTTAAAAAACTGATATTTAAGCCTAAAAAAATAAAAGAAATTCTATTTATCGTTGCCGATTTTCGCATCGAAAGAATAAGATATTTTTGTAAAAGAATTCTTGGTTCAGAGTACAAAGTACACTTTTTAAGTGTTAATTCAGAGTCGGGAGAAATTTATCCAAACGAAGCTCACACATTCAAAATCTACAAAGAATTTCTTTCTCCCATGAAATCGGGCGATGATGCTTGGCTTGACGGAAAGTTTTTTACTGCTCCAATTTACAGTTATTGGAAGAATCTTCTTCTGAAAAAGTCACCGAAAGACCGACTCTTTAGTTAA
- a CDS encoding NUDIX domain-containing protein: MADNQLFYVGQKAFIRKGNELLLLIDPKWGLDLPGGRIQEGESNLIASFKREISEEIGLNISIGQPLTTWTWRLDKDQSPVLLIGYSCFYISGKIRLSSEHSEYLWLTKEASKQLLNKYRKDNPEICDAIDLYFKT; the protein is encoded by the coding sequence ATGGCAGACAATCAATTATTCTACGTTGGACAGAAAGCCTTCATACGAAAAGGGAATGAACTCCTTCTTCTTATCGATCCGAAGTGGGGACTCGATCTCCCAGGAGGACGCATTCAAGAAGGCGAATCAAATCTCATAGCCTCTTTCAAACGTGAAATAAGCGAAGAAATCGGATTGAACATCTCGATTGGACAACCACTTACAACTTGGACTTGGAGACTGGATAAAGATCAGAGTCCTGTTTTACTTATTGGATACAGCTGTTTTTACATCTCTGGGAAAATCAGACTAAGCTCAGAACACTCAGAGTATCTCTGGTTAACAAAGGAAGCATCAAAACAATTACTAAATAAGTACAGGAAAGATAATCCGGAGATTTGCGATGCGATTGATCTCTACTTCAAAACTTAA
- a CDS encoding adenylosuccinate synthase codes for MNLKGYIKGTNVVVDTLWGDSGKGKIVDMAAQHVDMVVRYAGGSNAGHTIKNEKGIFKLHLVPSGILNPKVMCIIDSGVVIDPISLALEIADVQKQGVSITPKNLRIAGRAHLVMPWHLLRDQPKKSKSTSAKIGTTGRGIGPTYSDKTAREGLRVKDLFTPDFSTKIEEELKKQNKILSSLYGVKPLNKKQVLLSLKKARSILKPFVDETFPIIQEYKRKKKNILGEGAQGALLDIDLGGFPYVTSSHTGVTGFSTSTGIHDHEIVNVIGVTKAYATRVGGGPMPTELLDKHGEKLREVGGEYGATTGRPRRCGWFDLPATKYGILVSGTRSIALMKLDVLDVFKTIKVCVAYRLNGKTVAIPPDMDTNTLVDVKPVYELFKGWEQKTTEIRSFDKLPTNAKKYIQFLEKHLGSLVQIISVGAGRDQTLFKF; via the coding sequence ATGAATCTCAAAGGCTATATCAAGGGGACAAACGTAGTTGTTGATACGTTGTGGGGTGACTCTGGAAAAGGAAAGATAGTTGACATGGCAGCGCAACATGTAGACATGGTTGTGAGATATGCTGGTGGTAGTAACGCCGGTCATACCATTAAAAACGAAAAAGGAATCTTTAAACTTCATCTCGTTCCCTCAGGAATTCTTAACCCAAAGGTCATGTGCATAATTGACTCAGGAGTTGTTATCGACCCTATCTCCCTTGCTCTAGAAATTGCAGATGTTCAAAAACAGGGGGTCAGTATTACGCCAAAAAATCTACGAATCGCAGGTCGAGCACATCTGGTAATGCCATGGCATTTGCTTAGAGATCAACCAAAGAAATCAAAAAGTACATCGGCAAAGATTGGAACAACTGGTCGGGGAATAGGCCCAACATATTCAGACAAAACTGCACGTGAGGGTCTTCGAGTAAAGGATTTATTTACCCCAGACTTTTCTACAAAGATAGAGGAAGAACTAAAGAAGCAAAATAAAATCCTTTCAAGTTTGTATGGTGTTAAACCCTTGAATAAAAAACAGGTACTCCTGTCTTTAAAAAAAGCGAGATCGATACTCAAACCATTCGTCGATGAGACCTTCCCAATAATTCAGGAATATAAAAGGAAGAAGAAAAACATTTTGGGTGAGGGTGCGCAAGGTGCACTCTTAGACATTGATCTCGGGGGATTCCCATACGTGACGTCAAGTCACACCGGAGTGACGGGGTTCAGTACAAGTACTGGAATACACGATCATGAAATCGTTAACGTGATAGGCGTTACTAAAGCATACGCGACGCGAGTTGGCGGTGGACCTATGCCAACCGAGTTACTAGATAAGCACGGTGAGAAACTACGAGAGGTTGGAGGAGAATACGGAGCAACAACGGGACGACCACGAAGATGTGGTTGGTTTGACCTTCCGGCTACAAAATATGGGATATTAGTTTCAGGGACAAGATCGATTGCGCTTATGAAGCTTGACGTTCTTGACGTATTTAAAACAATTAAAGTTTGTGTAGCATACCGACTTAACGGGAAGACTGTGGCAATCCCGCCAGATATGGATACAAATACATTAGTTGATGTGAAGCCGGTCTACGAATTGTTTAAAGGATGGGAACAGAAGACTACTGAGATTCGATCTTTCGATAAATTACCGACAAATGCGAAAAAATATATACAGTTTTTGGAGAAACATCTCGGCAGTCTTGTTCAAATAATTTCTGTTGGAGCGGGGAGAGACCAGACACTTTTTAAGTTTTGA